The genomic region GCGTGTGGCCGCCGTCGCGCGGGCCCGGCAGGACGGCGAGCGGCGTCGACCTGCGCGGATCGGCCGCGTCCCAGATGGCCGTGGCCCAGTCGTCACTGCCCGTCGCGATCAGTTTCCCGTTCGGGCTGTAGGTCACCGCCCCCACGGCGTTGCGGTGGAACAGGTAGCGGGTCGGCACTCCGGAACCGCCGTTGAACGACGACAGCACGCTGCCCCGTGCCTCCGGCGTGTCGGCCTTCCGGTAGGCGACCAGGCTGAGCTGCGCCGCGATCGCCGGATTCGGCCCTCGGACAAGGTCGGCCTGGTTCGCGATCCGCTGGGACAACGCGCGGTCGCGGGCGGCCGCCGCCGTGCGGCCCTGCCGGTAGGCGAGCCCTGCCAGCGACGCCGCCACCAGCGCGAGGACGGTCGTGACGGCGACGAGTCGCCGCAGCCGACGGGTCCGCCGGACCGCCGCCTGCTGCGCGGCGAGATCGACGCGCAGGCTCTCGTCGTAGAAGGCCCGGGCGACCGGGGAGAGGGGCGCCTGGTCCGGTTGCGACTCCACCCATTCCCGGGCCGCCGCCAACCGGGTCCCACCGAACAGGTACGACGGATCGCGCGCGCCGCGATCCCACGTCTCGGCAGCGTCGCCGAGCTGCTGCAACGCGATCGCGGCGGCCCGGTCGACGTCCATCCACTCCCGCAGCCGCGGCCACGATCGCAGCAGGGCCTCGTGCGCGATCTGCAGGCTGTCGCCGTCGCCTTCGGTGTCGGCTTCGACGAGCCTGGCCGCGACCAGCGCGTCGAGCACGGCCTCGGCTTCGCGCGCGGGCACCGCGGCGAGCAGGTCCGCCCGTCGCACCCGCCGCCTGCTGTCCTGCTCACCCTCGCCCAGGCGGACCATCCGCATGAGCAGCGGACGGGCAGCCTGCTGCGCGCCGGCCGCCAACCCCGTGTAGGCGCCCTCGGCCGTCTGCGCGATCGCGCCGGTCAGGCCACCGATCCGCAGATAGGCCCCCACCGTCAGCGGCGACGAGTTCCCGCCGAGCGACGATTCCCGAGCGAACCAGGTCGAGCGCAGGGCGTGGGCGAGCAACGGCAGCGAGCCGGGATCGGCCACGACTCCCGCCCCGCTCACGGCGCCCTGGGCAGGGGCCGCCGTCGCCGCTCCCAGGTCGCGCAGCAGCAACTCGACCAGACCGGGTTCCACGTCGACGCCCACCGTCCGCGCCGGTTTGACGACGATGTCGCGGATCTCCCCGGCCGTCATCGGGCCGACCACCACCTGGCCGGTCTGGAGCGCCTCGACCAGCTCTGGGTAGGCCGCGCAGCGGGCATAGAAATCGGCCCGCAGACCGAGGACGACCGCGGCCGCCGGACCCCGGTCGTTGCGGGCTGCCGCCGCCGCGCACAGAGCCCGGACGAAGGTCTCCCGTTCGGAAGGATCGTCGCAGCTGGTGAAGATCTCCTCGAACTGGTCGACGGCGATCACCACCCCTCCGCCGGGGTGGGACGCGAGGATCTCGGTGAGCCGCTGGGGGAGCTCGGCGTCCGTACCCGACACCGCCGCCGCGATCCCGACCCCCGCGATCTGATCGAGCAGGCTTCGCACGGGATGCTCACCCGGTGTCATCAGCACCTGTGGCCACGTGTCCGACCCTGGGACCGCCCCGCGGGCCAGCACCGGCAGCAGACCCGCGCGCAACAGCGACGACTTTCCCGATCCGGATGCTCCCACCAGGACCAGCGGACCGCCCGCGGTCAGCCGCGTCCGCACCTGGACGACCAGGTCGATGACCATTCGCTCCCGGCCGAAAAACCACCGCTCGCTGGCGGCGTCGAACCCGGCGAGGCCCGGATAGGGGCAGCCGGTGCCCCCGGCCGGATCGTCGATGCCACCGGGGGCGGGAGGCTCGCGCGAGGAGTCCGGACCGGCTCGGCCCGGCGGCGGGACGGGCGATACAACCCGGGGGGGCGGCGGTGAGGCCGCGGGACCGTCGAGGACGCGGGTGGGTACCGGCTCCGGATCGACGGGCGCCGACCCGCGCGTCTCGCCGGGCTGCGCGGGAACCGCGGGGATCGCGGGAACCGCGGGGACGACGCCCCGCGCCTGCCCGGACTCCTCGCCGCTCGACCGGTCAGGGCCAGAGGGTGTGGCTGATGACACAAATCACCGACTTAGGTGCAGAACGGACGGAATGGGTGACCACGCGCCATCATGGCGTGACGCTGTGAACCACACGGCGCCCGGTCGTCCAGGCGACACCACCGGCAGACCGCGGGCGCAACCG from Frankia alni ACN14a harbors:
- a CDS encoding NACHT and WD repeat domain-containing protein, which encodes MSSATPSGPDRSSGEESGQARGVVPAVPAIPAVPAQPGETRGSAPVDPEPVPTRVLDGPAASPPPPRVVSPVPPPGRAGPDSSREPPAPGGIDDPAGGTGCPYPGLAGFDAASERWFFGRERMVIDLVVQVRTRLTAGGPLVLVGASGSGKSSLLRAGLLPVLARGAVPGSDTWPQVLMTPGEHPVRSLLDQIAGVGIAAAVSGTDAELPQRLTEILASHPGGGVVIAVDQFEEIFTSCDDPSERETFVRALCAAAAARNDRGPAAAVVLGLRADFYARCAAYPELVEALQTGQVVVGPMTAGEIRDIVVKPARTVGVDVEPGLVELLLRDLGAATAAPAQGAVSGAGVVADPGSLPLLAHALRSTWFARESSLGGNSSPLTVGAYLRIGGLTGAIAQTAEGAYTGLAAGAQQAARPLLMRMVRLGEGEQDSRRRVRRADLLAAVPAREAEAVLDALVAARLVEADTEGDGDSLQIAHEALLRSWPRLREWMDVDRAAAIALQQLGDAAETWDRGARDPSYLFGGTRLAAAREWVESQPDQAPLSPVARAFYDESLRVDLAAQQAAVRRTRRLRRLVAVTTVLALVAASLAGLAYRQGRTAAAARDRALSQRIANQADLVRGPNPAIAAQLSLVAYRKADTPEARGSVLSSFNGGSGVPTRYLFHRNAVGAVTYSPNGKLIATGSDDWATAIWDAADPRRSTPLAVLPGPRDGGHTRAVKSVAFSRDSTLLATGSGDRTAKIWDVSTPSRPRLLATLPEATGDVYGLAFSPAADRLAVGGYGNSARIYDVSDPARPTLQGALLINNREPLHRGPIDALAFSPDGTFLAAGDDAASAVLWWVGPGLRIGPVGLLNAPAGDPTSPRVGAIRAVAFGPDGHSVYTAGAAGRIRVFSGPNLLHLTHTATLGVGNDPMTTLAVAPRGGLVAAGGNLFDGVPLYDPAATTSSTAFTDTSDGERPLTFLDEGAVTWTVAFSPDGRHLASGSADGALRVWEIPGPALIGRHGEQQSSEVNPRTGDVVTVSYRAAELWNIADPYHPASLSAITDDLADDGDVTNGAAFRPDGQLLAVGTAKRVCLYDITDPRRPSMISTFAGPVGGVFTLRFSPDGRTLVLGGLGAPPASSFSTELQTWDVRDPRHPARLAAVTAHRDNVRDIKFSQDGRIMVSVADRSVRLWDVRDPRRIVPQATLPDFPGEALRAAFSPDGRTLAVGGGGPHATLWNVADPSRPALITSLSGHVSQVNTVTFSPDGRTLVTGSLDNSVRVWDVQRLAHPKLVERLSRSGGTDTGIGTIDFSRDGSTLIGTVFSQPATLWDLDVKRVAQRVCTQAGVGITRAEWARFLPDQAYDPPCD